From one Cupriavidus sp. P-10 genomic stretch:
- a CDS encoding nitric-oxide reductase large subunit encodes MGSYRRLWFLLIAVLAVTFSLLGYYGVEVYRQAPPIPAKVVTAEGRTLFTGDEILDGQTAWQSVGGMQLGSIWGHGAYQAPDWTADWLHRELTAWLELAAQDAYGRPYDRLAAPEQAALREQLRTEYRGNATDPANNVLTVSNRRAQAIANTAAYYDQLFSDAPALHTTREHFAMKENTLPSAERRQQMTHFFFWTAWAASTARPGHEATYTNNWPHEPLIGNQPTSENVVWSVISVVVLLAGVGFLVWAWAFLRGKEETPPQAPARDPLLSVALTPSQRALGKYLFLVVALFVFQVFLGGFTAHYTVEGQKFYGVDVSQWFPYALVRTWHIQSALFWIATGFLAAGLFLAPLINGGKDPKFQRLGVDVLFWALVVVVVGSFAGNYLAIAQKLPPHLNFWLGHQGYEYVDLGRLWQIGKFAGILIWLVLMMRGILPALRARGTDRNLLALLTSSVVAIGLFYGAGLAYGERTSLTVMEYWRWWVVHLWVEGFFEVFATTALAFIFATLGLVSRPMATTASLASASLFMLGGIPGTFHHLYFAGTTTPVMAVGAAFSALEVVPLIVLGHEAWENWSLKQRAPWMADLKWPLMCFVAVAFWNMLGAGVFGFMINPPIALYYIQGQNTTPVHAHAALFGVYGFLALGFTLLVLRYVRPAYRLSPALMKTAFWGLNVGLVLMIGTSLLPIGIIQFLASVEHGTWYSRSEAFMQQPILQTLRWVRTFGDVVFIVGAVSFAWQVVLGLANRTPAAADAAAVRMKAAAR; translated from the coding sequence ATGGGTTCCTACCGCAGACTCTGGTTCCTGCTGATCGCCGTACTGGCGGTCACTTTCTCCCTGCTCGGCTACTACGGCGTCGAGGTGTACCGGCAGGCCCCGCCAATACCGGCCAAGGTGGTCACGGCTGAAGGCCGCACCCTGTTCACCGGCGACGAGATCCTGGACGGCCAGACCGCCTGGCAATCGGTGGGCGGCATGCAGCTCGGCTCGATCTGGGGCCACGGCGCCTACCAGGCGCCGGACTGGACCGCCGACTGGCTGCACCGCGAACTGACCGCGTGGCTCGAGCTGGCGGCGCAGGACGCGTACGGCCGTCCGTACGACAGGCTGGCCGCGCCCGAACAGGCCGCGCTGCGCGAGCAATTGCGCACGGAATACCGCGGCAATGCCACCGATCCGGCCAACAACGTGCTGACCGTGTCGAACCGCCGCGCGCAGGCCATCGCCAACACCGCGGCCTACTACGACCAGCTCTTCTCCGACGCGCCGGCGCTGCATACCACGCGCGAGCACTTCGCGATGAAGGAGAACACGCTGCCCAGCGCCGAGCGGCGCCAGCAGATGACGCATTTCTTCTTCTGGACCGCCTGGGCCGCGTCCACCGCGCGCCCCGGCCATGAGGCCACCTACACCAACAACTGGCCGCACGAACCGCTGATCGGCAACCAGCCGACCAGCGAGAACGTGGTGTGGTCGGTGATCAGCGTGGTGGTGCTGCTGGCTGGTGTCGGCTTCCTGGTCTGGGCGTGGGCCTTCCTGCGCGGCAAGGAAGAGACGCCGCCGCAGGCGCCCGCGCGCGACCCGCTGCTGTCGGTGGCGCTGACCCCGTCGCAGCGCGCGCTGGGCAAGTACCTGTTCCTGGTGGTGGCGCTGTTCGTGTTCCAGGTGTTCCTGGGCGGCTTTACCGCGCACTACACCGTCGAGGGGCAGAAGTTCTACGGGGTCGACGTGTCGCAGTGGTTCCCGTACGCACTGGTGCGCACCTGGCATATCCAGAGCGCGCTGTTCTGGATCGCCACCGGCTTCCTGGCCGCGGGCCTGTTCCTGGCGCCGCTGATCAACGGCGGCAAGGACCCGAAGTTCCAGCGTCTCGGCGTCGATGTCCTGTTCTGGGCGCTGGTGGTCGTGGTGGTGGGGTCGTTCGCCGGCAACTACCTGGCGATCGCGCAGAAGCTGCCGCCGCACCTGAACTTCTGGCTGGGCCACCAGGGCTATGAGTATGTCGACCTGGGCCGGCTGTGGCAGATCGGCAAGTTCGCCGGCATCCTGATCTGGCTCGTGCTGATGATGCGCGGCATCCTGCCGGCGCTGCGCGCGCGCGGCACCGACCGCAACCTGCTGGCGCTGCTGACCTCGTCGGTGGTGGCGATCGGGCTGTTCTACGGTGCGGGCCTGGCCTACGGCGAGCGCACCAGCCTGACGGTGATGGAGTACTGGCGCTGGTGGGTGGTGCACCTGTGGGTGGAGGGCTTCTTCGAGGTCTTCGCCACCACCGCGCTGGCCTTCATCTTCGCCACGCTGGGGCTGGTGTCGCGCCCGATGGCGACCACGGCCAGCCTGGCTTCGGCATCGCTGTTCATGCTCGGCGGCATTCCCGGCACCTTCCACCACCTGTACTTTGCCGGCACCACCACGCCGGTGATGGCGGTCGGCGCCGCGTTCAGCGCGCTGGAAGTGGTGCCGCTGATCGTGCTGGGCCATGAGGCCTGGGAGAACTGGAGCCTGAAGCAGCGCGCGCCGTGGATGGCCGACCTGAAGTGGCCGCTGATGTGCTTTGTCGCGGTGGCGTTCTGGAACATGCTGGGCGCCGGCGTCTTCGGCTTCATGATCAACCCGCCGATCGCGCTGTACTACATCCAGGGCCAGAACACCACGCCGGTCCACGCGCATGCGGCGCTCTTCGGGGTCTATGGCTTCCTGGCGCTGGGCTTCACGCTGCTGGTGCTGCGCTATGTACGGCCGGCCTACCGCCTCAGCCCGGCGCTGATGAAGACCGCCTTCTGGGGCCTGAACGTCGGCCTGGTGCTGATGATCGGCACCAGCCTGCTGCCCATCGGCATCATCCAGTTCCTGGCCAGCGTCGAGCATGGCACGTGGTATTCGCGCAGCGAGGCATTCATGCAGCAGCCAATCCTGCAGACGCTGCGCTGGGTGCGCACGTTCGGCGACGTGGTGTTTATCGTCGGCGCGGTGTCGTTTGCCTGGCAGGTGGTGCTGGGGCTGGCGAACCGTACCCCGGCTGCGGCGGATGCGGCGGCTGTACGGATGAAGGCGGCTGCACGTTGA
- the ytfE gene encoding iron-sulfur cluster repair protein YtfE, translated as MTFQDQSLGQLARRIPGATRIFHDYALDFCCGGKQTLRDAALEKGLDATAIDSIEARLLALHDDAAPAGQDWNTATPAALIDHILTRFHARHREELPELIRLARRVEQVHGDRPDCPLGLADHLTEMLGELETHMQKEEQVLFPMLTRGMHAAAGRPITVMRMEHDDHGVALQRLATLTNDITLPRAACNTWRALYLGLRALREGLMEHIHLENNVLFESAIVSAVDAAAPATGCGCAGHA; from the coding sequence ATGACCTTCCAGGACCAATCGCTCGGCCAACTGGCCCGCCGCATCCCCGGCGCAACGCGCATCTTCCATGACTATGCGCTCGACTTCTGCTGCGGAGGCAAGCAGACCCTGCGCGATGCCGCGCTGGAAAAGGGCCTCGATGCCACCGCCATCGACAGTATCGAAGCCCGGCTTCTTGCCCTGCACGACGACGCCGCACCGGCCGGACAGGACTGGAATACCGCGACGCCGGCCGCGTTGATCGACCACATCCTGACGCGCTTCCACGCCCGCCACCGCGAGGAGTTGCCCGAACTGATCCGGCTGGCGCGCCGGGTCGAGCAGGTCCACGGCGACCGGCCCGATTGTCCGCTGGGCCTGGCCGACCACCTGACCGAAATGCTGGGCGAGCTGGAAACCCATATGCAGAAGGAAGAGCAGGTGCTGTTCCCGATGCTGACGCGCGGCATGCACGCCGCCGCCGGCCGGCCGATCACGGTCATGCGCATGGAGCATGACGACCACGGCGTGGCCCTGCAGCGGCTGGCGACGCTGACCAACGACATCACGCTGCCGCGCGCGGCCTGCAATACCTGGCGCGCGCTCTACCTGGGCCTGCGCGCGCTGCGCGAAGGCCTGATGGAGCACATCCACCTGGAAAACAACGTGCTGTTCGAGAGCGCCATCGTGTCCGCAGTGGACGCCGCAGCGCCCGCCACCGGTTGCGGCTGCGCGGGCCACGCCTGA
- the norR gene encoding nitric oxide reductase transcriptional regulator NorR: protein MANPAIVPELLADLVADLPHAVRLQRLVSGLRAHFRCGAVALLRLEEDHLRPMAVDGLVGDALGRRFAVGLHPRLAAILARRGVTCFHHDSVLPDPYDGLIDEHVGEPLPVHDCMGTSLEVEGQPWGVLTLDALAVGTFDAAAQAELQRLTVVVEAAIRTTRLEAEILALQVARGKPVADEGTAGAGDITGEIVGQSAAIANLLHELEVVADTELPVLLLGETGVGKELFAHRLHRQSRRRAQPLVHVNCAALPESLAESELFGHARGAFSGATGERPGRFEAADGGTLFLDEVGELPLSIQAKLLRTLQNGEIQRLGSDRPRRVNVRVIAATNRNLREHVRDGSFRADLYHRLSVYPIPIPPLRERGNDVLLLAGRFLELNRARLGLRSLRLSPAAQDALRRYRWPGNVRELEHVLSRAALRAVSRGAGRNDIVTLEADLLDLDGLDAPPAGLAEAAHAAHSAHSAQPAIVPGTSLRDAVDQTQRACIEQALLAQGGNWAQAARQLGVDASNLHKLARRLGCK from the coding sequence ATGGCCAATCCCGCCATCGTTCCCGAGTTGCTCGCCGACCTGGTCGCCGACCTGCCCCACGCCGTGCGCCTGCAGCGCCTGGTCAGCGGCCTGCGCGCGCATTTCCGCTGCGGCGCCGTGGCGCTACTGCGGCTGGAAGAAGACCACCTGCGCCCGATGGCCGTCGACGGCCTGGTCGGCGACGCGCTGGGGCGGCGCTTTGCCGTCGGCCTGCATCCGCGCCTGGCGGCGATCCTGGCGCGGCGCGGCGTGACCTGCTTCCACCACGACAGCGTGCTGCCCGACCCGTACGACGGCCTGATCGACGAGCACGTGGGCGAGCCGCTGCCGGTGCACGACTGCATGGGCACCAGCCTGGAGGTCGAAGGGCAGCCATGGGGCGTGCTGACGCTCGATGCGCTGGCCGTGGGCACCTTCGACGCCGCCGCGCAGGCCGAGCTGCAGCGGCTCACCGTGGTCGTCGAGGCGGCAATCCGGACCACCCGGCTCGAGGCCGAGATCCTGGCGCTGCAGGTGGCCCGGGGCAAACCCGTTGCCGATGAAGGCACCGCCGGCGCCGGAGACATCACCGGCGAAATCGTCGGCCAGAGCGCGGCCATCGCCAACCTGTTGCACGAACTGGAAGTGGTTGCCGATACCGAGCTGCCGGTGCTGCTGCTGGGCGAGACCGGCGTCGGCAAGGAGCTGTTCGCGCACCGGCTGCACCGCCAGTCGCGCCGGCGCGCGCAGCCGCTGGTGCACGTCAACTGCGCGGCGCTGCCGGAGTCGCTGGCCGAGAGCGAGCTGTTCGGCCACGCCCGCGGTGCCTTCTCCGGCGCCACGGGCGAACGCCCCGGCCGCTTCGAGGCGGCGGACGGTGGCACGCTGTTCCTCGATGAAGTCGGCGAGCTGCCGCTGTCGATCCAGGCCAAGCTGCTGCGCACGCTGCAGAACGGCGAGATCCAGCGGCTGGGCTCGGACCGGCCACGCCGCGTCAACGTGCGCGTGATCGCCGCCACCAACCGCAACCTGCGCGAGCATGTGCGCGACGGCTCGTTCCGCGCCGACCTGTACCACCGCCTGTCGGTCTATCCGATCCCGATCCCGCCGCTGCGCGAGCGCGGCAACGATGTGCTGCTGCTTGCCGGCCGCTTCCTGGAACTGAACCGCGCCCGCCTGGGCCTGCGCAGCCTGCGCCTGTCGCCGGCGGCGCAGGATGCGCTGCGGCGCTATCGGTGGCCCGGCAACGTGCGCGAGCTCGAGCACGTGCTCAGCCGTGCCGCGCTGCGCGCGGTCAGCCGCGGCGCCGGCCGCAACGACATCGTCACGCTGGAGGCGGACCTGCTCGACCTGGACGGACTCGACGCGCCGCCTGCGGGGCTGGCGGAAGCCGCTCATGCCGCCCATTCCGCCCATTCCGCGCAGCCAGCAATCGTCCCCGGTACAAGCCTGCGCGACGCCGTCGACCAGACCCAGCGCGCCTGCATCGAGCAGGCGCTGCTGGCCCAGGGCGGTAACTGGGCGCAGGCGGCGCGGCAGCTCGGCGTTGACGCCAGCAACCTGCACAAGCTGGCGAGGCGCCTGGGCTGCAAGTGA
- a CDS encoding phasin family protein: MMTATQAFWPFPAFFTTGFASLQQLQTMQADLAETWRRMAELNLEFARSMADEMRFDTVGLLMEHDPEALYAREIASEMPLLGGPLHYASAMLELLARAQQKWLDGWGHLFMQGSLTDWTAGAQAVTDIPAWLVRETPRPRAG, from the coding sequence ATGATGACCGCAACGCAAGCCTTCTGGCCATTCCCTGCCTTCTTCACGACAGGCTTTGCCAGCCTGCAACAACTCCAGACCATGCAGGCGGATCTCGCCGAGACCTGGCGCCGGATGGCGGAACTGAACCTCGAATTTGCCCGCAGCATGGCAGACGAAATGCGCTTCGACACCGTGGGATTGCTGATGGAACACGATCCCGAGGCCCTGTACGCGCGCGAGATCGCCAGTGAGATGCCGCTGCTGGGCGGCCCGCTGCACTATGCCTCGGCGATGCTGGAACTGCTGGCGCGCGCCCAGCAGAAATGGCTCGATGGCTGGGGCCACCTGTTCATGCAGGGCTCGCTGACGGACTGGACGGCGGGGGCGCAGGCGGTCACCGACATCCCTGCCTGGCTGGTCCGGGAAACCCCGCGCCCGCGGGCGGGCTGA
- a CDS encoding histidine kinase N-terminal 7TM domain-containing protein, with protein sequence MPSYPLVLLLTVAVVCCIGMAIATWPRRDDPTVQAFLVLAFGAVVWSGGRLLEISSTDLPGRILWAKIQYIGIVAVPIGWLVAMVHLSRPRYVVPWSRLWLPVLAAVVTVVLVFTNERHHLVWTRITLMPPGVSPGAVFEHGAGYVVVAFWSYSLLALSWYFLMTAEVPNDALSRRGRVILAGGLALPLIAHVAYLNRWTGPLGGDLTPATFSLMAVLVWFCALRTHLDDIGHYARLRVFDALREGCVIVDAKGAVVEFNPAAAQLWPELHRGSPVPAGWETALDSAQAAPGLAPATPLVPPGAPFELTVERVERLDGRQIGSLVFMRDISRFQSRELALTARLGQTEEQLWQVQADLDVDALTGIPNRRYFQRESLAAVTRAHERGQALGLLILDVDLFKQYNDLHGHLAGDDCLRQIACALAGTVAGEQFCARLGGEEFAAVLPGASREETRDVARRMVAAVRELGLAHRGTPVQPVVTISVGAVCAVPESPRLDPLLHRADSAMYRAKRAGRNCYMLDGEAA encoded by the coding sequence ATGCCCTCATATCCACTGGTCCTGCTGCTTACCGTCGCCGTCGTCTGCTGCATCGGCATGGCCATTGCCACCTGGCCCCGGCGCGACGACCCCACCGTCCAGGCGTTCCTGGTATTGGCCTTCGGCGCGGTGGTCTGGAGCGGCGGACGCCTGCTTGAGATCAGTTCGACCGACCTGCCCGGGCGCATCCTGTGGGCCAAGATCCAGTACATCGGCATCGTCGCGGTGCCGATCGGCTGGCTGGTGGCGATGGTGCACCTGAGCCGCCCGCGCTACGTGGTGCCATGGTCGCGGCTGTGGCTGCCGGTGCTGGCGGCGGTGGTGACGGTGGTGCTGGTCTTCACCAACGAGCGGCACCACCTGGTCTGGACACGCATTACGCTGATGCCGCCCGGGGTCTCGCCCGGCGCGGTGTTCGAGCATGGCGCGGGCTACGTCGTGGTGGCCTTCTGGTCTTACTCGCTGCTGGCGCTGAGCTGGTATTTCCTGATGACGGCCGAAGTGCCCAACGACGCCCTGTCGCGCCGCGGCCGCGTCATCCTGGCCGGCGGCCTGGCCCTGCCGCTGATTGCCCATGTCGCTTACCTGAACCGCTGGACCGGCCCGCTGGGCGGCGACCTGACCCCGGCCACGTTTTCGCTGATGGCGGTGCTGGTGTGGTTCTGCGCGCTGCGCACGCACCTGGACGATATTGGCCACTACGCCCGCCTGCGCGTGTTCGATGCGCTGCGCGAGGGCTGCGTGATCGTGGACGCCAAGGGCGCGGTGGTCGAATTCAACCCGGCGGCAGCCCAGTTGTGGCCGGAGTTGCACCGCGGCAGCCCTGTGCCGGCCGGATGGGAGACGGCGCTGGACTCGGCGCAGGCCGCACCCGGCCTTGCGCCCGCCACGCCGCTGGTGCCGCCGGGTGCCCCGTTCGAGCTGACCGTGGAACGGGTCGAGCGCCTGGACGGCAGGCAGATCGGCAGCCTGGTGTTCATGCGCGATATCAGCCGCTTCCAGTCGCGCGAGCTGGCACTGACCGCGCGCCTTGGCCAGACCGAGGAGCAGCTGTGGCAGGTGCAGGCCGACCTCGACGTCGACGCGCTCACCGGCATCCCCAACCGGCGCTACTTCCAGCGCGAGTCGCTCGCCGCCGTGACCCGCGCCCATGAGCGCGGCCAGGCGCTGGGGCTGCTGATCCTGGATGTCGACCTGTTCAAGCAATACAACGACCTGCACGGGCACCTGGCCGGCGACGACTGCCTGCGCCAGATCGCCTGCGCGCTGGCCGGCACGGTGGCCGGCGAGCAGTTCTGCGCGCGGCTCGGCGGCGAGGAATTCGCGGCGGTGCTGCCCGGCGCATCGCGCGAGGAAACCCGCGACGTGGCGCGTCGCATGGTCGCAGCGGTGCGCGAGCTTGGCCTTGCGCACCGCGGCACGCCGGTGCAGCCCGTGGTGACGATCAGCGTCGGCGCGGTCTGCGCCGTGCCCGAGTCGCCTCGGCTGGACCCGCTGCTGCACCGCGCCGACAGCGCGATGTACCGCGCCAAGCGCGCGGGCCGCAACTGCTACATGCTGGATGGCGAAGCGGCCTGA
- the ubiT gene encoding ubiquinone anaerobic biosynthesis accessory factor UbiT produces the protein MNTLHKLMTGVHRRMPARARALPLVAALELARRAGWLEPPAALEGHVFLLTLQDLGLEVPFRCEGGRFRTAAAGGGEPALTLRAAAVDYLRLLGGEADTDTLFFQRKLVISGDTALGLEVKYWLDAAPRPAWVSQAAARLVALQGALAVRAG, from the coding sequence ATGAACACTTTGCACAAGCTGATGACCGGCGTGCATCGCCGCATGCCGGCGCGGGCACGCGCGCTGCCGCTGGTGGCGGCGCTGGAGCTGGCGCGCCGCGCCGGCTGGCTGGAGCCGCCGGCTGCGCTGGAAGGCCATGTATTCCTGCTGACGCTACAGGACCTGGGGCTGGAAGTGCCGTTCCGCTGCGAAGGCGGGCGCTTCCGCACCGCCGCTGCCGGCGGCGGCGAACCCGCGCTGACGCTGCGCGCCGCCGCGGTGGACTACCTGCGGCTGCTCGGCGGCGAGGCCGATACCGACACGCTGTTCTTCCAGCGCAAGCTGGTGATCAGCGGCGACACCGCGCTCGGGCTTGAGGTCAAGTACTGGCTCGATGCGGCGCCGCGGCCGGCGTGGGTCAGCCAGGCGGCGGCTCGGCTGGTGGCGCTGCAGGGTGCGCTGGCGGTACGCGCGGGTTAG
- a CDS encoding U32 family peptidase → MDATCPDPAAFATMDTAMPDTAAATVPQPAAQAAAQAAAQAATQATSRPAAAGFGIALGPLLYYWPRERVLQFYASVADAPVDRVYLGETVCTRRHELRHAQWLEIAQMLRDAGKEVVLSTPVLVESDTDIAWMRRACDQHGYLVEANDLGAVRCMGGRPFIAGPHLNVYHADTLAWLAKQGAAGCVVPVEMDGRTLAALAAARPGGTTVEAFVWGRMPLAFSARCFTARHHRLRKDSCEFRCMDYPDGLVAATGDGQAFFTLNGVQTQSATCLDLCGEALAMAAMGVDLLRVSPHSTGTLEVVQQLAAIRAGARAPAPSGIVPAGAQPCNGYWHGSAGIAWEARA, encoded by the coding sequence ATGGACGCGACCTGCCCCGATCCCGCCGCCTTCGCCACGATGGACACTGCCATGCCCGACACCGCCGCGGCCACCGTGCCGCAACCGGCTGCACAAGCCGCCGCACAAGCCGCCGCACAAGCCGCTACACAAGCCACATCACGACCCGCCGCCGCGGGCTTTGGCATTGCCCTCGGTCCGCTGCTGTATTACTGGCCACGCGAGCGCGTGCTGCAGTTCTACGCCTCGGTCGCCGACGCCCCGGTGGACCGCGTCTACCTCGGCGAGACCGTCTGCACGCGGCGCCACGAACTGCGCCACGCGCAATGGCTGGAGATCGCGCAGATGCTGCGCGATGCCGGCAAGGAGGTGGTGCTGTCCACGCCGGTGCTGGTGGAGTCCGATACCGACATCGCCTGGATGCGCCGCGCCTGCGATCAGCACGGCTATCTGGTCGAGGCCAACGACCTTGGCGCGGTGCGCTGCATGGGCGGGCGGCCGTTCATCGCCGGCCCGCACCTGAACGTCTACCATGCCGACACACTGGCCTGGCTGGCGAAGCAGGGCGCGGCCGGTTGCGTCGTGCCGGTGGAAATGGACGGCCGCACGCTGGCCGCGCTGGCCGCGGCGCGGCCGGGCGGCACCACGGTCGAGGCCTTTGTCTGGGGCCGCATGCCGCTGGCGTTCTCGGCGCGCTGCTTTACCGCGCGCCACCATCGCCTGCGCAAGGACAGCTGCGAGTTCCGTTGCATGGACTACCCCGACGGGCTGGTCGCCGCCACAGGCGATGGCCAGGCGTTCTTCACGCTCAACGGCGTGCAGACACAGAGCGCGACCTGCCTGGACCTGTGCGGCGAGGCGCTCGCCATGGCCGCGATGGGCGTCGACCTGCTGCGCGTCAGCCCGCATTCGACCGGCACGCTGGAGGTGGTGCAGCAACTGGCGGCGATCCGCGCGGGCGCGCGCGCGCCGGCACCCAGCGGCATCGTGCCGGCGGGAGCGCAGCCGTGCAACGGCTACTGGCATGGCAGCGCCGGCATTGCGTGGGAGGCACGGGCATGA
- the ubiU gene encoding ubiquinone anaerobic biosynthesis protein UbiU has protein sequence MTTACTGPDAATVAPACAPRRPQLVAPAGSLAALRMALQHGADAVYLGLRDATNARNFGGLNFTEADIRTGVAEAHARGAEVLFAINTFAQMGAVAQWHRAVDAAAELGADAVIMADAGLMGYACERHPRLRLHLSVQGSATHADAIELMRERFNIRRVVLPRVLSLAQIGKLARQTSVELEVFGFGSLCVMAEGRCLLSSYATGDSPNNKGVCSPAHAVRWTEQDGTMQARLSGILIDSYAPGEPAGYPTLCKGRFEVEGERGYVLEEPTSLNALSLLPALVGMGIAAIKIEGRQRSPRYVADVVGVLRAAIDDACGDPARFAPRQEWQATLGRHAEGDQVTQGAYDRPWR, from the coding sequence ATGACAACTGCCTGTACTGGCCCGGATGCGGCCACCGTTGCGCCTGCCTGCGCGCCACGCCGGCCCCAGCTGGTTGCACCCGCCGGGTCGCTGGCGGCGCTGCGCATGGCGCTGCAGCACGGCGCCGACGCGGTCTACCTGGGCCTGCGCGATGCCACCAATGCCCGCAACTTTGGCGGCCTGAATTTCACCGAGGCCGACATCCGCACCGGCGTCGCGGAAGCCCATGCGCGCGGTGCCGAAGTGCTGTTCGCGATCAACACCTTCGCGCAGATGGGCGCGGTGGCGCAGTGGCACCGCGCCGTCGACGCCGCCGCTGAACTGGGTGCCGATGCGGTCATCATGGCCGACGCCGGGCTGATGGGCTATGCCTGCGAGCGCCATCCCCGGCTGCGCCTGCACCTGTCGGTGCAGGGCTCGGCCACGCACGCCGATGCCATCGAACTGATGCGCGAGCGCTTCAATATCCGCCGCGTGGTGCTGCCGCGGGTGCTGTCGCTGGCGCAGATCGGCAAGCTCGCGCGGCAGACCAGTGTCGAACTGGAAGTGTTCGGCTTCGGCAGCCTGTGCGTGATGGCCGAAGGGCGCTGCCTGCTGTCCTCCTACGCGACCGGCGATTCGCCCAACAACAAGGGGGTCTGCTCGCCGGCGCATGCGGTGCGCTGGACCGAGCAGGACGGCACCATGCAGGCGCGCCTGTCCGGCATCCTGATCGACAGCTACGCGCCCGGCGAGCCGGCCGGCTATCCGACGCTGTGCAAGGGCCGCTTCGAGGTGGAGGGCGAGCGCGGCTATGTGCTGGAAGAGCCAACCAGCCTCAACGCGCTGTCGCTGCTGCCCGCGCTGGTCGGCATGGGCATTGCCGCGATCAAGATCGAAGGCCGGCAGCGCAGCCCGCGCTATGTCGCCGATGTGGTCGGCGTGCTGCGCGCGGCCATCGACGACGCCTGCGGCGATCCCGCGCGCTTCGCGCCGCGCCAGGAATGGCAGGCCACGCTGGGCCGCCATGCCGAGGGCGACCAGGTGACCCAGGGCGCCTACGACCGGCCATGGCGGTGA
- a CDS encoding NAD(P)H-dependent flavin oxidoreductase: protein MNEHWLKLAGRRLLPIVQGGMGIGISAHRLAGAVARENGVGTIASIDLRHHHPDLMARTRGVRDKAGIEAANLEALDREIRAARMLSGGRGLIAVNVMKAVGSHASLVRQACESGADAIVMGAGLPLDLPELAADHPKVALIPILSESRGIGLVLRRWMKKGRLPDAIVVEHPAHAGGHLGAATIQDLSEPRFSFSRVLAECRELFQSLGLAWDSIPLIVAGGIDSHAKVRHWLNEGAAAVQLGTAFAVTEECDAHPAFKQVLATARPETLREFTSVAGLPARAVLTPWLSRYLSSEARLQRRAKVRECLEGFDCLQSCGLRDGIARIGQFCIDLKLAQAVRGDVERGLFFRGKGALPFGEAIRPVAELIHYLMTGEKPAALMPAKAAATA, encoded by the coding sequence ATGAACGAACACTGGCTGAAGCTGGCCGGCCGCCGCCTGTTGCCCATCGTGCAGGGCGGCATGGGCATCGGCATCTCGGCGCACCGGCTTGCCGGCGCAGTGGCACGCGAGAACGGCGTGGGCACCATCGCCAGCATCGACCTGCGCCACCACCACCCCGACCTGATGGCACGCACCCGCGGCGTGCGCGACAAGGCCGGCATCGAGGCCGCCAACCTGGAGGCGCTCGACCGCGAAATCCGCGCCGCGCGCATGTTGTCGGGAGGCCGCGGGCTGATTGCGGTCAATGTGATGAAGGCGGTGGGCTCGCACGCCTCGCTGGTGCGCCAGGCTTGCGAAAGCGGCGCCGATGCCATCGTGATGGGCGCCGGACTGCCACTGGACCTGCCGGAACTGGCCGCCGACCACCCCAAAGTGGCGCTGATCCCGATCCTGTCCGAGTCGCGCGGCATCGGCCTGGTGCTGCGCCGCTGGATGAAGAAGGGCCGGCTGCCCGATGCCATCGTGGTCGAGCACCCGGCCCATGCCGGCGGCCACCTTGGCGCGGCGACGATCCAGGACCTGTCCGAGCCGCGTTTTTCGTTCTCGCGCGTGCTGGCCGAATGCCGCGAGCTGTTCCAGTCGCTGGGCCTCGCATGGGACAGCATCCCGCTGATCGTGGCCGGCGGCATCGACAGCCATGCCAAGGTGCGCCACTGGCTCAACGAGGGTGCCGCCGCGGTGCAGCTCGGCACCGCCTTTGCCGTCACCGAGGAATGCGATGCGCATCCGGCCTTCAAGCAGGTGCTGGCCACCGCGCGGCCCGAGACGCTGCGCGAGTTCACCAGCGTTGCCGGCCTGCCGGCGCGCGCGGTGCTGACGCCGTGGCTGTCGCGCTACCTGTCGAGCGAGGCCAGGCTGCAGCGCCGCGCCAAGGTACGCGAGTGCCTGGAAGGGTTCGATTGCCTGCAATCGTGCGGCCTGCGCGACGGCATCGCGCGCATCGGCCAGTTCTGCATCGACCTCAAGCTGGCGCAGGCGGTACGCGGCGACGTGGAGCGCGGGCTGTTCTTTCGCGGCAAGGGTGCGCTGCCGTTCGGCGAAGCGATCCGCCCGGTGGCCGAGCTGATCCACTACCTGATGACGGGGGAAAAGCCTGCGGCACTGATGCCGGCCAAGGCAGCGGCCACGGCCTGA